GTTCGTAGAGGCCCTCACCGGCAGCGCCTCCCGGGCGCAGAGGAAGGCCCCGGTGACGTTGACCTCGAAGACGCCGCGCCAGTCGGCGGGTTTCGTCGCCGCGACCGGGAGCGGGACGCCGGGCGTCCCCGCGTTATTCACGAGGATGGTGACGGGGCCCAGCTCCGCACCCACCTTCTCGAAGCCGGAGGCGACCGAGTCCTCGTCGGCGACGTCGAGGACGAGGGGGAGTGCCGTGCCGCCACCCTCGGAGATCTCCCGCGAGACGGAGACGATCTCCTCCTCGGTGGGCGCCGCGGTCGCCATCGCCGCCTTGCCTAGAGAGGGGCTTCGCCGTTGCTGCGCCGATGCTCCGCCCTGCGCCCGTTACGAGCGCCACGCGGCCCGCGTGTAGAGTCTCGTCCACCCACGACATGATAACGGTTGCGGGAATCCCGCTGGCGTGAGATAGAATGGTGCCCGGAGAAAGGAGCGTGCCCGTGGCCGACATACCGCTGTTCCCGCTGAACATCGTGCTCATGCCGGGCGCGCCCCAGGCGCTGCACATCTTCGAGGAGCGCTACAAGCAGATGGTCAACGAGTGCCTCGAGCGGGGCTCCGAGTTCGGGATGGTCCTCTCCGACGAGTCCGGCACCCGGGAGGTCGGCTGCACGGCCCGGATCGTCGAGCTCGTCCGGCGCTTCGAGGACGGGAGGATGCTCATCCTGGTGGAGGGGTCGCGCCGCTTTCGTTTGCACAACATACTTACGGGGAAGCCATATTACGTGGGGGAGGTGGAGTATCTGGAGGACGAGCCCGAGGAGGACGTGGGCGGGCTCGCCGAGGAGTGCATCGCGCTTCTGGAGCGGGTGGTGGCAGCGGCCACCGAAGGCTCTGTGGACATCGAGGTGGAGCCGCCGTACAGGAACCTCTCCTTCGCCATAGCGGGGAGGATAGACTTCGACCTGGAGACCCGGCAGGAAATCCTCGAGTTGCGCTCGGAGCGGAGCCGGCTGGAGAAGCTGCGGGAGCTGCTCTCCGAGGCCGCCCGGAAGCTGGAGAGGGAGCGCAAGATACGGGAGAAGGCCGAGACCAACGGGTATCTGCGGGGATGGCGGCCTCCCGGGGAGCGGGAGGATGATTAGAGGGGTTTCTTCCTCAGCGCCTGCTCGCCCGTCTCCGGGATCAGCTGCCGGATCCTCTGGAGGTTAGCCTGGTCCACCTTGTAGGTGAAGGGCTCCGCTGCCAGGGCCTCCTCTCCGGCGGCGGCCTTTATCCGGGAGACCAGGTTCTCCTCCACCAGCCATCCCATGGCCGGGAGGACGCCGGCCTGGATCCGCAGCCGGATCCGGCCCGCGCTCTCCTCCCGCTCCACGAGATGCGGGGGCCGGACGTAGAGCTCCGCGGCCTCTCCGAGGACCTCCAGCACCCGCGGGACCGCCTCCGGGTCCGAGAGCTGCACCTCCACGTTGAAGCGCTGCTGGCCCGAGACGTAGTTGGTGACCCCGGTCATCGCGCCGTTCGGAATGAAGACCAGCTCCCCGGAGAGCGTCCGGAGCTTGGTCATCCTCAGCCCCAGCTCCTCCACTATGCCCGCCGTCCCCTGCGGCGGATGTACCTCGATGAAATCCCCCACGGCGTACTGGCCCTCGAAGATGATGGAGAAGCCGGCGATCACGTCGCGCAGGAAGCTCTGTGCCCCGAAGCCCAGGATCGCGGCGATGATGGTGGCTCCGGCGGTGGCCGGAAGGGGGTTGCCGATGAAGATGCTGATCACGAAGAGCGCCACTACGGTGAAGACGATGTAGCGCAGTGCGTTGCGGATCAGGGTGATCGCGGTGTCCTGGCGCTTGATGCGGGCGACCGCCTCTGCGTCGAGCCGTCCGGCCCGATTGCGCCGCCAGCGCAGCACCCGTGGGATCCCGTGGGTCAGCACCCGGTACAGGAACACCCCGGCCAGCACGACCGCGAGGGCGGCGATGAGCTTGACCAGAAACTCCGTGCTCGTGAAGTAGTCGTAGAGGCGGTTGAAGAAGTCCGTTACGGGACCGAGCTCCTGCTGGGTGCCCTCGCTGACGTCCTGGACAGCGCTGCCGAGGCCGGTGGTCTCCTCTCCGCCGGAGTCCCGCTGGAGCAGCATCACCGCTTGCCGGCGTGGCGCTCCAGGGCCAGCTCCACGAGCCGCTCCAGGAGCCGTTCGTAGGGCAGTCCGCTCGCCTCCCACAGCCGGGAGTAGACGCTGGTCGCGGTGAAGCCGGGGATGGTGTTGATCTCGTTGAGCAGCACCCGGTCCGTGCCGCGCTCCAGGAAGAAGTCCACCCGGGCCATCCCGGCGGCGTCTATGGCCTCGTAGGCGATCCGGGCGGTGCGCCGGATCTCGGCGGCGGTCTCCTCCGGGATCCCGGCGGGAACCCTGAGCTCCATGCCGCCCTCGGAGTACTTGGCCTCGTAGTCGTAGAACTCGCCCCTGCGGACGACGATCTCCCCCGGCACGGAGACCTCCGGATCCTCGTTGCCGAGCACCGAGACCTCTATCTCCCGCGCCTCCACCCCCGCCTCCACGATGATGCGCCGGTCCAGCTCCGCCGCCGCGTCGAGCGCCGCCGCGAGCCCCTCGGGGTCCGTGGCCCGGCTTATCCCGACGCTGGAGCCGAGGTTGGAGGGCTTGACGAAGCAAGGGAAGCCGAGCTCCTCTTCCAGCTCGCGGAGCGCTTCCTTCCGGCACCCCCGCCACCTCTTACGTGTCAGCTCCACCCACCGCACCTGCGGCAGACCGTGGTGGGCGAAGACCTTCTTCATCGTGATCTTGTCCATCCCCACCGCACTCGCGAGCACCCCAGCCCCGACGTAGGGGACGCCCGCGAGCTCCAGGAGGCCCTGGATGGTTCCGTCCTCCCCGTAGGGGCCGTGCAGCACCGGGAAGACCACGTCCACGCTACCGATCTCGGCGGGCGGCCGGTGGGCGGCGAGCGTCGGCGGCCCGGAAGTCCCGTCCTTCCCGCCGGCCGAGGCCTCGAGCTCGCGCAGAGGATCCCCGCCGGCGAGCCAGCGGCCCTCGCGGGTTATCCCCACCGGGACGACCTCGTGTCCGGCCCTCTCGAGGCCCGCGATCACTGAGCGGGCGGAGGCCAGAGAGACCTCGTGCTCCCCGCTGCGCCCGCCGAAGAGGACCATCACCCGGTACACTTCCCTACCCCCGCGCCT
The Rubrobacter xylanophilus genome window above contains:
- a CDS encoding SDR family NAD(P)-dependent oxidoreductase; this encodes MATAAPTEEEIVSVSREISEGGGTALPLVLDVADEDSVASGFEKVGAELGPVTILVNNAGTPGVPLPVAATKPADWRGVFEVNVTGAFLCAREALPVRASTNWGRIVNVSSAVARHPMAGMAAYSASKAALDQLTRVLALEGAPYNIATTGVYPGVVDTR
- a CDS encoding LON peptidase substrate-binding domain-containing protein, with translation MADIPLFPLNIVLMPGAPQALHIFEERYKQMVNECLERGSEFGMVLSDESGTREVGCTARIVELVRRFEDGRMLILVEGSRRFRLHNILTGKPYYVGEVEYLEDEPEEDVGGLAEECIALLERVVAAATEGSVDIEVEPPYRNLSFAIAGRIDFDLETRQEILELRSERSRLEKLRELLSEAARKLERERKIREKAETNGYLRGWRPPGEREDD
- a CDS encoding mechanosensitive ion channel family protein, which produces MLLQRDSGGEETTGLGSAVQDVSEGTQQELGPVTDFFNRLYDYFTSTEFLVKLIAALAVVLAGVFLYRVLTHGIPRVLRWRRNRAGRLDAEAVARIKRQDTAITLIRNALRYIVFTVVALFVISIFIGNPLPATAGATIIAAILGFGAQSFLRDVIAGFSIIFEGQYAVGDFIEVHPPQGTAGIVEELGLRMTKLRTLSGELVFIPNGAMTGVTNYVSGQQRFNVEVQLSDPEAVPRVLEVLGEAAELYVRPPHLVEREESAGRIRLRIQAGVLPAMGWLVEENLVSRIKAAAGEEALAAEPFTYKVDQANLQRIRQLIPETGEQALRKKPL
- a CDS encoding D-alanine--D-alanine ligase family protein, coding for MVLFGGRSGEHEVSLASARSVIAGLERAGHEVVPVGITREGRWLAGGDPLRELEASAGGKDGTSGPPTLAAHRPPAEIGSVDVVFPVLHGPYGEDGTIQGLLELAGVPYVGAGVLASAVGMDKITMKKVFAHHGLPQVRWVELTRKRWRGCRKEALRELEEELGFPCFVKPSNLGSSVGISRATDPEGLAAALDAAAELDRRIIVEAGVEAREIEVSVLGNEDPEVSVPGEIVVRRGEFYDYEAKYSEGGMELRVPAGIPEETAAEIRRTARIAYEAIDAAGMARVDFFLERGTDRVLLNEINTIPGFTATSVYSRLWEASGLPYERLLERLVELALERHAGKR